The DNA region GCGTGTCAGCAAGGGTGTGCTTGCGCCCACCTTTGGTCTGGTCGCCACGAAACTTGTCCGGGGGCATGATGTTGTCCAGCTTCACCTGCCGCAGTTCGACGCGCCGGGCGTTGCTTTTCGCGCGCGGCTGTTCGGCAAACCCGCCGTCCTTACCTATCACTGCGACGTCCAACTTCCGCGCACGTTCTTTAATCGCATTGTCAACGCAGTGGTGGATTTTCAAAACAACATGGCGGGACGCCTTGCGAATCACATTGTGACCTACACCCAGGATTACGCCGACAATTCGCCCTATCTCTCGCGCTACGCCTCAAAACTGACCCCCATCCTGCCTCCTGTTGAACTGCCTGAAGCCACGCCGGAAGCGGTTTCCGCCTTTGCTGAGACACATCTCATCAAACAGCGCAATCCCGTCATTGGTATGGCGGCAAGGTTTGCATCTGAGAAAGGAGTCGAGGTCCTGCTTGATGCGCTGCCGGTCATCCTGAAAAAATATCCCAAGGCGCAAGTCCTCTTCGCAGGGACGTATCAAAACGTAATGGGCGAGCAGGCATATTCCGACCGGCTCATGCCGCGCATCCGCGAATACGAACTGCGCGGGCATTGGAAATTTTTAGGTAATCTCGACCCTGTGCAAATGGCGGCGTTCTATCCCAACCTGGATGTTATCACCGTCCCATCCCTCAACTCGACGGAAGCGTTTGGCTTGGTGCAGATCGAAGCGATGATGAACGGCGTGCCGAGTGTGCCTTCGGCTTTGCCGGGCGTGCGCCAGCCCGTGAAGATGCACGGCATGGGTGTCGTCTCCGAGATCGGGGATTCTGAGAGCCTTGCAATCGCCATCCTCGAAGTGCTTGATAATAAGAAAAAATATCGCGGTGATGTGGACGCAATAAAAAAAGCCTACGACCCCGAATCGGTTGTGAAGGAATACGAGAAATTGTTTGACAAACTAGGTGCGAAAGCGTGACCAAAGATTTTCTTTTCCTCCACCTCAGCTCCCTGCCCTACTTCCGTGGATTTTTACGGGCAATTGAGTCATCCTATTATCAGGACCTGCCGCTGCCTTCCCCCGTCTATGACGTGGGCTGCGGTGACGGTCACTTCGCCTCGCTGACCTTTGACCATAAACTGGATGTCGGGCTGGACCCATGGCGGTTTTCGATGCGCGAAGCGAAGAAGTACAACGCCTACAAATCCCTCGTCGAAGCGGACGGCTCACAGACGCCGTTCCCCACGAATCACTTCGCCAGCGGATTGAGCAATTCCGTGCTCGAGCACATTCTGCATATCGATGCGGTATTGAAAGAAACCGCCCGCATCCTGCAACCGAACGCGCCGTTCTATTTTTGCGTACCGAACACACGCTATTTTTCCGCACTATCGCTGACGAAACTTTTCGGCAAGCCGTATGAGAACTGGTTCCGCAGAATCTCCCGCGTCCATCACGCGGATGAACCGGATGTGTGGGAAAAACGCTTGAACGATGCGGACTTCACGCTCGAACGCTGGTGGCATTATTTTTCGCCTGCTTCGATGCGCGTGTTAGAATGGGGGCATTATTTTGGACTGCCTTCCGTGGCTGCCAAATTGCTCACCGGGAAATGGATCATCTCCCCGACCAAATGGAATCTCGCGCTGACCGAAGCCTACGTCAAAAAATATGCATCCCCCGAACCCGTTGAGGACGGGACGTTCACATTCTATATTGCCAGAAAAAGATAATTTGGTTGTTGACATTCGAACATCGAAAGCCAAATATCGAGTCCTTATCCATGTCCTTCGACGAAAAATACTTTTCCACGCATACATATAAAGACATCACCTTCGCCAAGTACAGCATGTATTGGTGGTCGAACCGATTCTTTGCCATGCTGGCGCGGCGTTATGGACGGCGCGGAGCGCGTCTGCTGGAGGTGGGATCAGGCATGGGGCATCTCGTGGGGCAGTTGTCCGCGGGGTTCGAAGCGTACGGCATGGATTTGAATCACTGGGCGGTCAATCAATCCAAAGAGTTTTCTGAAGCTGCATCCCTGCAAACCGCATCCGCGCAGGAACTTCCGTATAAAAACGGCGCATTCAACGTCGTCATTATCAAGCATATCGTTGAGCACCTGCCTGACCCGGCGAAGGCGATCAACGAGATCGGGCGCGTGGTGGAAAAGGGCGGCATTCTGATCCTTGCCACGCCGAATTTGGGATCGCTGCTCAAGCCGTGGAAGGGCAAGGCGTGGATCGGCTACCAGGATCCGACGCATATTTCGTTGAAAGAGCCGCAGGAATGGCTGAAGTTGATTCGGGATGCAGGCTTTGAGTTCGTGCGCGTGTTCTCGGACGGCTTTTGGGATGTGCCATACATCCGTTTTGTGCCGAAGCAGATCCAAAAATTGTTCTTCGGTTCGCTCGGCGGGTTTCAAGCGATCACGGGCTGGGTCTTCCTGCCGATGCGTTGGGGGGAAAGTATTATCGTGATTGCAAGGAAAAAATAAGGAAAATCGTATAGAATCGCCCTTACGGATTACGGTTGCGTAATCCGTAATTCGTAAATATTGAGAGAGTAATGGAACAAGACACGAATACCGCTCCCGAACAGGAACCGACTGTCCTCGATCTGTATAAATCCGTGACGAAGGATTGGGCTTCATTCTTTAACTTCATCCGCTCGCTGTGGGATGCGCGCAAGCGTGACGAACTCAATCAGGCGCTGGCGCAGGAGACCGCCCAGCCTGTGGCAGTGGAAAGGTCTGAAGAGCCGCCGCGTGCAGGGACGTTCCCGTGGCGGGCAATGCTGGCATTCTTTCTGGTTCTGGCAGCGCAGTTATTGGTGGAGCCGCCCAACCGTCACGGACTCTTTGCGCTGATATTCGCACTTGCGGGGATCGGCGCGGCGATCTGGTCGTATCGCGCCAACGAGTGGCATTTGCCCGCCTTGCCGGCTTCGTGGCAGGTCTCCGATCCGTTGACAGTGAAATTGATCCCTTTGCTGTTGGCGGTTGTGCTGGGGGCGGTCGCATTCGTTGATTTTGGCGACGGTTACTTCACAGTCGTGAACACGTTATTATGGCTGTCCGCCATTGCATTGCTTGTGTACAGTTTCTGGATAAAAGTTCCCAAAGCGGAATCATCGTCCGCGCCGGGATCGCGCCGCAATAAAATACTGTGGAGCGGACTCGTGCTGGCGGTCTTTGGGCTGTCCATTTTTTATCGGCTATACCAACTGGATACGCTTCCCATCGAACCATTCAGCGATCATGCAGAAAAAATCCTCGACGTGTACGAGATCACCGAAGGGGAAACCCTGATCTTCTTCGAGCGCAACACGGGACGCGAAGCCTTCCAAATGTATTGGACATTGCTCGTGGCGAAGGTCTTTGGCACCGGCTTTTCATTCTTCAGCCTGAAACTCGGCACGGTGTTGCTCGGCATTCTCACACTTCCCTATGTCTATCTGCTCGGCAGGGAGTACGGCAACGAGCGTGTGGCATTGTTTGCGCTGTTCCTGTTTGGGATCGCCTACTGGCCCAACGTCATTTCGCGCATCGGACTGCGCTTCCCGCTCTATCCATTATTCCTCGCGCCTGCGCTTCTTTACCTGACCCGCGGCTTGCGTACCCGCAACCGGAACGATTTCATCCTCTGCGGCATTTTTCTGGGAGTCGGCCTGCATGGATACAGTCCCTTCCGCATTGTGCCGATCCTCGTCGTCGCGGCATTCCTGATCTACGTTTTACACCTGCGCTCAAAGGAAAACCGTCAGCAGGCGTTCTGGTGGCTCATGATCGTGGTGGTGGTTTCGCTCTTCATCTTCCTGCCGCTTCTGCGATATACGATCGAACGCCCCGACCTGTTCGGTTATCGCGCTCTCTCGCGCTTGAGCGATATTGAAAATCCGCTGCCGGGACCGGCATGGCAGATATTCCTCTCCAACCTAAAGAATGGATTGCTATTGTTCAACTGGAATGACGGCGAGATATGGGTGCATTCCGTGACGAATCGTCCCGCGTTGGATTTTGTCACCGCGGCGTTGTTCCTGCTCGGCGTTGTTTTCCTGATCGTGCGTTACATCCGTCAACGGGATTGGCGCGACCTGCTTTTGCTGGTTTCCATTCCCATTTTGATCCTGCCGTCCGTGCTTTCGCTGGCGTATCCGGGCGAGAATCCCGCGCTCAACCGCGCCGGAGGTGCGGCAGTGACGGCGATCCTCGTCAGCGCGCTGGCGCTCGATGGGTTTGTATCAAGCTTCGGCGCGGACAGGAGGCGGCAGGTCATCGCCTACGGCTTGACGGGCGTGCTGTTCGCTGCATCCGCGTTTTCAAATTACAATCTTGTGTTCGATAAATTCCAGGCACAGTACACATCCGCGGTTTGGAACACAGCGGAGATGGGCAGGGTGGTGAGCGAGTTCCGCGACCAGCACGGGCAGACGGACACGGTCTGGATCGTGCCGTATCCGTTCTGGGTGGATACGCGCCTGCCGGGGGTGTGGGCGGGCGTGCCGAACCGGGATTTCGCCATGTGGCAGGACCGGCTTGGTGAGAGTGTGGATTTTCCCGCGCCGAAGATGTTCATGTTCTGGAATGCCGACCTTGAAACTGAGAGGATTCTTAAGGAACTCTACCCGGACGGTAAACTTAGACGCTATACTTCGGCGTTCGCCGGCAAGGATTTTTACATCTTTTTAGTGGAAGAATAAGCAAGTTGACAGTCACTTTGAAAGTGACTGTCACACGTATAAATCATGTCAAATCAAAAACATTCGTGGATCTACGATATTCTTTTTATTCTCGTCCTGCTTGTGGCGGGATATTTGCGCGTCGGCGGATATAACTGGGGCGAAGGTTATCACCAGCATCCCGATGAACTGTTCCTGACCGGAGTGCTCGACAACCTGCGTGCAAAAGCCTGCGAAGACCCGTCCATTCCCGTGGATGCCTGCCCGCCCGAGCAAAAACGCTGGATGACGCTAGGGGAATATTTCGACAGCGATACATCCACGCTCAATCCCTACAACCGCGGATATGCTTTTTTCGTGTACGGCAACCTGCCGATGACGCTGGTACGCGCCGGCTTGGAAATGACCGGGAACGACAACATCGGATCTTCCAAATTCTTTGCGCGGCAGATGTCGGCATTGGCGGATCTGTTCGCCATCTTCTTTTTGTATCTGATCGTCTCGCGTCTGTACGGGCGGAAAGTTGGTCTGCTTGCCTCGGCATTCTCCGCGCTGACAGTGATGCAGATCCAGCAGTCGCATTTCTTCACCACCGACTTGTTCGTCAACACATTCCTGTTCCTCGCGCTTGTGTTTGCGGTGAAGATCGTGGAGTGGAAAGGTAAAGACGAGAAACAGGAAACGGGGAATGACGAAGCGCCCGCAGTTCGTAACTCATTGCTTGTTTCTCAAATCTTCAAACATCCGCTATTTTATCTTTCCATCGGGTTCGGTTTCGCGCTCGGCATGGGGATGGCGTCCAAGATCAACGCCGCCGCAATGGCGTTTGTCCTGCCATTCGCGTTCTTCGTCCGCTGGCTGATCCACGACCGCAAAAAAACACTGTCCGCTGAGTACTGGTCACTGATTCTTGCATTCCTTATCGCAGGCGGACTCGCCACCATCATTTCCTTCCGCATCTTCCAGCCTTATGCCTTTGACGGCATCGGGCTCAACGAGCAATGGGTCAAGAACATTTCGGAACAGCGCATCCAGGCTACCGGCGAAGCTGACCTGCCGTGGAACTTGCAGTGGGCGCGGCGTTCAAAATTATTCTCCTTCGAGAATCTCACCCTCTGGGGGCTGGGACTTCCGCTCGGCATTCTGGCGTGGGCAGGCTTCCTGCTGATGGGCTGGCGCATCCTGAAAGGCGAGCACAAACACCTCCTGCTCTGGGGTTGGACGGCGTTCTACTTCCTCTGGCAATCGCTTCAATTCAACCCCACCATGCGCTATCAACTGCCCATCTATCCGCTTCTGGCAATGATGGCGGCGTGGTTTGTTTTTGAGTTGGCAGGTTCAAACGTTCAAACGTTGAAACTGCCTGCCCTGAGCCAGTCGGAGGGTTCCAACCTTCGAACGATTGCCGCAAGTATCCTCGGCATCACCGTCCTCGCCCTCACCGCCGTCTGGGCATTCGCCTTCCAAAGTATTTACCTGCGCGACGAGACCCGCATGACAGCCTCGCGCTGGATCTTCCAAAACGTGCCTGCCGCGGTCAACCTGTCCGTTCAAACGGAAGACGGCGCATACAACCAGCCCGTCCCCGTCCCGTACGACCATGTCATCTACGCGGATGCCCCGCTCACGCTCGTTGTTACACCTGCGCAGGAAGGCATCCTCAGCGAAGTGCTGATCGGTCGCGCGCGTGACGAGGCGGAGACACCCGCCCCCGTCCTGTTGACCGTCTTCTCCGCCTCCCAACCGGACCTGCCGCTTGCCCGCGCTTCCTCGATCCTTGATTCCACACTGACGACCGATCCGCGCGGACTGCCGCTCACGTTGACGCTCGACGCGCCGGTTCCATTGGTGAAAGACCAGCAATACATCCTTCGTATCGAAACATTCGGCGCCGCCCTGTCCCTGAGCGGATCGGGCATCGCCAACGAGACCGATTACGACTGGGGGCTTCCCTTCCGCATTGACGGCTACGACGCGTTCGGCGGCTTGTATCGCGGTGACTTGATCCTGCAAGTCTATTGGGCGGATGACGAGGGCAAACTCGAACGCTTTGTGGATACGCTCTCCCGCGCTGACTACATCGTCATCCCGACCAATCATCAATACGGACAGATCACCCGCCTGCCCGAGCGCTATCCGCTCACTACGCATTACTACCGTGAACTGCTCGGATGTCCGCAGGGCGAGAACATCATCCATTGCTATTATGAAGCGCAACCCGGCATGTACGAAGGTTCGCTCGGCTTCGAGTTGGCGGAAGTCTTTGAATCCTATCCCACCCTCGGACCGATTATCATCAACGATTCATATGCCGAGGAAGCCTTCACCTTCTACGATCATCCCAGGGTGCTGATCTTCAAAAAGGCGGATAACTTCGACGCCGACCGCGTCCGTGCGATTCTCGGCACCGTGGATTTGACCAAGGTTGTCCCGCTCAAACCGACAGAGTTCGCGGATTATAAGACGCTCATGCTGCCCGAATCCCGCCTTGCACAGCAACGCGCAGGCGGCACATGGTCGGAGTTGTTCAGTTACGACTGGCTGCAAAATAAATATCCGTTCATTGGCGTTCTGGTCTGGTATGCGTTTATTTTGATTCTTGGGCTGGTCGCTTATCCGATCGCGCGGCTGGCATTGCCCGGCTTGAAGCAGTACGCCTATCCGCTTGGACGCATTGTCGGTCTGGTTCTGCTGGCTTGGCTGGCATGGATGGGCGGCTCGGTCGGGATTCCTTATACACGCGCCAGCATCGGCGTGGCGTTCGCTCTGGTTGCAGTGACAGGCATCGGCTTGTGGATGAAGCGCAAGGACGAATTCAAGGACGAGTGGAATGCGAATCGCAGGTTCTTTGTCATCGTCGAGATCGTCTTCCTTGCCTTCTTCCTGATCGACCTGCTTATCCGTTTCGGCAACTCGGATATGTGGCATCCATCCAAAGGCGGCGAGCGCCCGATGGATTTTTCGTATTTCAACGCGGTTTTGAAGAGCACGAGTTTCCCGCCGTATGATCCGTGGTTCGCGGGCGGATATATCAATTATTACTATTACGGCTTTGTGATGGCAGGCACGCCCGTGAAACTGCTCGGCATTGTGCCTTCGATTGCCTATAATTTTATTCTGCCGACCTGGTTTGCGCTGGTGGCGATTGGCGCGTTTGCCATTGGCTGGAATTTGATGCGCCGCGATGAAGACGCTGCTTTCCGCCTTCCGCCTTCCGCATTGATCTCAGGACTCGCCGCATCTCTCCTGACCGTGTTGCTGGGCAACCTTGGGACGATCCAACTCATCTTCAATTCGATCCAACGCATCGCCGCCCCGGGTGGAACGATTCCTCCCGACGCGAACCTGATCCAACGCTGGGGCTGGGCGTTCCAGGGCTTGTGGACGATGGTCACGCAGGGAGTGGCATTGCCCATCGGGCGCGGTGACTGGTATTGGAATCCAAGCCGCGTCATCCCGCACGGACCCGGCAACGAGATCACCGAGTTCCCGCTCTTCACTTTCCTATACAGCGATTTGCACGCGCACATGCTGGTCATGCCGCTGGCGTTGTTCATCATTGCGTGGGCGCTGTCGTTCATCCGTTCACGCGCAAAGTTGACCCTCGGCGAGTGGATCGCATCCTTCGCAGTCGGCGCGTTGATGATCGGCGCCTTGAAACCGACCAATACCTGGGACCTGTACACCTATTACCTGCTCGCGGCGATAGCGGCGGCGTACACGCTCATCCGCTATTTCGAGTGGAAAGATTACTTCAACCTGCCCGCTTGGGCAGGGAAGATCGCTCTGACTGTCGGCGCGGCAGTGACCTTGTACGCGCTCAGTTCCATTTTCTACCTGCCGTTCTCGCAGTGGTTCGGGCAGGCATATAACTCGGTGGATTTCTGGGAAGCATCCCGCACGCCGCTCTCCTCCTATTTCACGCAATGGGGCTTGTTCCTCTTCATCATCACAGCTTGGCTGGCATGGGAAACCCGCGCATGGATGGCGGCGACGCCTGTTTCGCGTTTGAGCGCTCTGCGGAAGTATGTCCTGTGGATCGAACTCGTGCTGGCGGCTTTTATCGCGATCCTGGTCTTCCTTGTGTATGACGGCGTGCGCATCGGACTGGTCGCGCTTCCGCTTGCCTTCTGGGCGGCGGCGTTGCTCCTGCGCCCCGACCTGCCCGACACAAAACGCTTCATCCTGTTTTTGGTCGGCACAGCGCTGGCGATCACCATCGCCGTGGAACTGGTCGCGTTGGTCGGTGACATCGGACGCATGAATACCATCTTCAAGTTATATCTTCAAGCGTGGATGATGTTCGCGGTCAGCGCGGCGGCGGCGTTTGGCTGGCTGTTGGGCGTCTTCCCATCCTGGACGTTCAAATGGCGCACGATCTATCAGATCGGCACGTACGCCCTGCTTTTCGGCGCGTTCTTGTTCACGCTCACCGCCTCCACCGACAAGATCAACGACCGCATCTCAGTCGATACGCCCCGCACGCTCGACGGCATGACCTTCATGAACCATGCCCAACTCTGGGACGGTCAGACCATGGACCTCAGCCAGGACTACCGCGCCATCCGCTGGATGCAGGACAACATCGAAGGTTCACCCGTCATTGTGGAAGCCAACTGCTCGGAATACCGTTGGTGCACACGCTATACCATTTACACCGGTTTGCCCGGCGTCGTCGGCTGGAATTGGCATCAACGCCAGCAGCGCGGCAACTTTGCCCCGCAGGTGCAGGACCGCGTAAACGAAGTCAGCGCATTTTACAATACGCCTGATGTGCAAATGGCATTGGACTTCCTCAAAAAATATGACGTGAAATACATCGTCGTCGGTCAGTTGGAACGCAACGTCTACCCCGCCCTGCCAGAAATGCCCGACGGCTTGGCGAAATTCAATCAATACGAAGGCATCCATTGGCGCACCGTCTATCAGGATGCCGACACAACCATCTACGAGGTCATCCCATGATCCTTCACATCACATCGAAACAGGAATGGACATCCGCCCAGCAGAGCGGCGCATACACCGCGCCGAGTCTGGAGAGCGAAGGCTTCATCCACTGTTCGACCGACAGGCAGGTCCTTGAGGTCGCCAATGCTTTTTATCGCGGGAGAACAGACCTCGTGTTGCTGGTGATCGATGATAAACGGGTCGAGTCACAGGTCAAGTGGGAGGCGCCTGCCGGACCTCCCGCCAAGGGCATCTCCCGATCAGACGTCTTCCCGCACATCTACGGACCCATCAACCTCGACGCCGTCGCCTCGGTCCTGGAATTCAAGCCTGATCCTGTTACTGGAACCTTTTCCCTCCCGACACTTCCCTACGCCCGCAGATAGAACACGAGTGCAATGACCGCCTTTTTCGTTTGGTATCTCATCCTGACCCTGCTCGGCTGGTTGACCTTCCCGCTGACCTATGCGCTCTTCCCCGCGCTGACGGACCGCGGCTACACCCTCGCGCGCGCGGCGGGATTGTTGATCTGGGCGTATGTGTTCTGGCTGTTCGCCTCGCTCGGCATCGCCCAAAACGACCTCGGCGGGATTCTGCTGGCACTGGCGATGCTGGTCGGTTTGAGCGTTTGGTCGCTCGTCAACCACAGGGCGGAGATCGTACACTTCCTTAAGACAAACAAGCCGCTCATCATCTCCACCGAAATTCTATTTTTTGTTGCCTTTGCCTTCCTCGCTTTTGTCCGCTCCGCCAACCCCGAGTTGACCAGCACCGAAAAGCCGATGGAATTGG from Anaerolineales bacterium includes:
- a CDS encoding glycosyltransferase family 4 protein — its product is MKILTVLTYYRPHTSGLTIYAERLARAFVNRGHQVTVMTTQYDPSLPREEIMDGVKVVRVPVAARVSKGVLAPTFGLVATKLVRGHDVVQLHLPQFDAPGVAFRARLFGKPAVLTYHCDVQLPRTFFNRIVNAVVDFQNNMAGRLANHIVTYTQDYADNSPYLSRYASKLTPILPPVELPEATPEAVSAFAETHLIKQRNPVIGMAARFASEKGVEVLLDALPVILKKYPKAQVLFAGTYQNVMGEQAYSDRLMPRIREYELRGHWKFLGNLDPVQMAAFYPNLDVITVPSLNSTEAFGLVQIEAMMNGVPSVPSALPGVRQPVKMHGMGVVSEIGDSESLAIAILEVLDNKKKYRGDVDAIKKAYDPESVVKEYEKLFDKLGAKA
- a CDS encoding class I SAM-dependent methyltransferase, with amino-acid sequence MTKDFLFLHLSSLPYFRGFLRAIESSYYQDLPLPSPVYDVGCGDGHFASLTFDHKLDVGLDPWRFSMREAKKYNAYKSLVEADGSQTPFPTNHFASGLSNSVLEHILHIDAVLKETARILQPNAPFYFCVPNTRYFSALSLTKLFGKPYENWFRRISRVHHADEPDVWEKRLNDADFTLERWWHYFSPASMRVLEWGHYFGLPSVAAKLLTGKWIISPTKWNLALTEAYVKKYASPEPVEDGTFTFYIARKR
- a CDS encoding class I SAM-dependent methyltransferase produces the protein MSFDEKYFSTHTYKDITFAKYSMYWWSNRFFAMLARRYGRRGARLLEVGSGMGHLVGQLSAGFEAYGMDLNHWAVNQSKEFSEAASLQTASAQELPYKNGAFNVVIIKHIVEHLPDPAKAINEIGRVVEKGGILILATPNLGSLLKPWKGKAWIGYQDPTHISLKEPQEWLKLIRDAGFEFVRVFSDGFWDVPYIRFVPKQIQKLFFGSLGGFQAITGWVFLPMRWGESIIVIARKK
- a CDS encoding glycosyltransferase family 39 protein; this translates as MEQDTNTAPEQEPTVLDLYKSVTKDWASFFNFIRSLWDARKRDELNQALAQETAQPVAVERSEEPPRAGTFPWRAMLAFFLVLAAQLLVEPPNRHGLFALIFALAGIGAAIWSYRANEWHLPALPASWQVSDPLTVKLIPLLLAVVLGAVAFVDFGDGYFTVVNTLLWLSAIALLVYSFWIKVPKAESSSAPGSRRNKILWSGLVLAVFGLSIFYRLYQLDTLPIEPFSDHAEKILDVYEITEGETLIFFERNTGREAFQMYWTLLVAKVFGTGFSFFSLKLGTVLLGILTLPYVYLLGREYGNERVALFALFLFGIAYWPNVISRIGLRFPLYPLFLAPALLYLTRGLRTRNRNDFILCGIFLGVGLHGYSPFRIVPILVVAAFLIYVLHLRSKENRQQAFWWLMIVVVVSLFIFLPLLRYTIERPDLFGYRALSRLSDIENPLPGPAWQIFLSNLKNGLLLFNWNDGEIWVHSVTNRPALDFVTAALFLLGVVFLIVRYIRQRDWRDLLLLVSIPILILPSVLSLAYPGENPALNRAGGAAVTAILVSALALDGFVSSFGADRRRQVIAYGLTGVLFAASAFSNYNLVFDKFQAQYTSAVWNTAEMGRVVSEFRDQHGQTDTVWIVPYPFWVDTRLPGVWAGVPNRDFAMWQDRLGESVDFPAPKMFMFWNADLETERILKELYPDGKLRRYTSAFAGKDFYIFLVEE
- a CDS encoding DUF2298 domain-containing protein; protein product: MSNQKHSWIYDILFILVLLVAGYLRVGGYNWGEGYHQHPDELFLTGVLDNLRAKACEDPSIPVDACPPEQKRWMTLGEYFDSDTSTLNPYNRGYAFFVYGNLPMTLVRAGLEMTGNDNIGSSKFFARQMSALADLFAIFFLYLIVSRLYGRKVGLLASAFSALTVMQIQQSHFFTTDLFVNTFLFLALVFAVKIVEWKGKDEKQETGNDEAPAVRNSLLVSQIFKHPLFYLSIGFGFALGMGMASKINAAAMAFVLPFAFFVRWLIHDRKKTLSAEYWSLILAFLIAGGLATIISFRIFQPYAFDGIGLNEQWVKNISEQRIQATGEADLPWNLQWARRSKLFSFENLTLWGLGLPLGILAWAGFLLMGWRILKGEHKHLLLWGWTAFYFLWQSLQFNPTMRYQLPIYPLLAMMAAWFVFELAGSNVQTLKLPALSQSEGSNLRTIAASILGITVLALTAVWAFAFQSIYLRDETRMTASRWIFQNVPAAVNLSVQTEDGAYNQPVPVPYDHVIYADAPLTLVVTPAQEGILSEVLIGRARDEAETPAPVLLTVFSASQPDLPLARASSILDSTLTTDPRGLPLTLTLDAPVPLVKDQQYILRIETFGAALSLSGSGIANETDYDWGLPFRIDGYDAFGGLYRGDLILQVYWADDEGKLERFVDTLSRADYIVIPTNHQYGQITRLPERYPLTTHYYRELLGCPQGENIIHCYYEAQPGMYEGSLGFELAEVFESYPTLGPIIINDSYAEEAFTFYDHPRVLIFKKADNFDADRVRAILGTVDLTKVVPLKPTEFADYKTLMLPESRLAQQRAGGTWSELFSYDWLQNKYPFIGVLVWYAFILILGLVAYPIARLALPGLKQYAYPLGRIVGLVLLAWLAWMGGSVGIPYTRASIGVAFALVAVTGIGLWMKRKDEFKDEWNANRRFFVIVEIVFLAFFLIDLLIRFGNSDMWHPSKGGERPMDFSYFNAVLKSTSFPPYDPWFAGGYINYYYYGFVMAGTPVKLLGIVPSIAYNFILPTWFALVAIGAFAIGWNLMRRDEDAAFRLPPSALISGLAASLLTVLLGNLGTIQLIFNSIQRIAAPGGTIPPDANLIQRWGWAFQGLWTMVTQGVALPIGRGDWYWNPSRVIPHGPGNEITEFPLFTFLYSDLHAHMLVMPLALFIIAWALSFIRSRAKLTLGEWIASFAVGALMIGALKPTNTWDLYTYYLLAAIAAAYTLIRYFEWKDYFNLPAWAGKIALTVGAAVTLYALSSIFYLPFSQWFGQAYNSVDFWEASRTPLSSYFTQWGLFLFIITAWLAWETRAWMAATPVSRLSALRKYVLWIELVLAAFIAILVFLVYDGVRIGLVALPLAFWAAALLLRPDLPDTKRFILFLVGTALAITIAVELVALVGDIGRMNTIFKLYLQAWMMFAVSAAAAFGWLLGVFPSWTFKWRTIYQIGTYALLFGAFLFTLTASTDKINDRISVDTPRTLDGMTFMNHAQLWDGQTMDLSQDYRAIRWMQDNIEGSPVIVEANCSEYRWCTRYTIYTGLPGVVGWNWHQRQQRGNFAPQVQDRVNEVSAFYNTPDVQMALDFLKKYDVKYIVVGQLERNVYPALPEMPDGLAKFNQYEGIHWRTVYQDADTTIYEVIP
- a CDS encoding DUF952 domain-containing protein encodes the protein MILHITSKQEWTSAQQSGAYTAPSLESEGFIHCSTDRQVLEVANAFYRGRTDLVLLVIDDKRVESQVKWEAPAGPPAKGISRSDVFPHIYGPINLDAVASVLEFKPDPVTGTFSLPTLPYARR